The DNA region CTGATGCCAGCGGGCAGGATCCGGCGTCGAGGCCGGAAGGTCGAGCGTGGCGGCACTGTAACACGCGCTGCGGCAGCCGGGCTAGGCGTGCCGGGGTCATGAAGTGCGTGTACGTGCCGGCCACGACGCCAGCCAGGCGTGCTGCCGCCGGATGGTGGTGGACATCGCAGTTCGGCAGCCGCTACCATGCCTCGCCGGAGGGGGCGATGGTTATTTCCTGCGTAGCATCCTGTCTTTGGTCGAAGCTCTTTTCCTGGATTCCCGCTTTCACGGGAATGACGGCATTGCACGGCGATGCTGGAGCGCACGGGCTGCCGCACGTCGAGCGCGACGCCTGCGGCGCGGAGGACGACCCGACATGACGGCGGCCGAGGCGACGCGCGAATTCCTGGTCGGCATCGACATCGGCGGCACCTTCACCGATTGCGTGGTCATCGACCGGCGCGGGAGCGTGCATTCGGTCAAGGTGCCCTCGACTCCGGACGATTTCGCGCGCGGCATGATCGAGGCGTTGACCGCGGGCGCGGCGCTGCTCGATATGGAGCTGGCGACCTTCTGCCGCTCGATCGCGTTTCTTTCCCACGGCACCACCGTCGGCACCAACGCCATCATCCAGAGCCGCGGCGCCCGCGTGGGCCTCATTACCACCCGCGGTCACGAGCATGCGATCCACATCATGCGCGGCTCGCGCGGCTTCACCGGCCGGGACATCCGCAAGGTGGTTCATTTCCCCGAGACGGCGAAGCCCGTCCCCATCGTGCCCAAGCGCCTGATCCGCGGCGTATCGGAGCGGGTTGATTGCTTCGGCCGCGTGGTTGCGCCGCTGAACGAGGCCGACGTCGAAGCGGCCGTGCAGGAGCTCGTGGCGAGCGGCGTGGAAGCGATCGCGCTGTGCTTTCTGTGGTCGTTCAAGAATCCTTTGCACGAACGCCGGGCGGCCGAGATCGTGCGCGCGGCTGCGCCGGATCTCTTCGTGACTTGCTCGATCGACATCGCGCCCAAGTGGGGCGAGTACGAGCGCGTCGCCGCAACCGCCTTCAACGCTCACCTCGGGCCGATCATGTCGGGCTACATCGCCCGGCTGGACGGCGCGCTCGCGCAACTGGGCTATCGGCAAGGACTGCAGATCTCGCAGTGCGGCGGCGGAACCATCCCGGTGGCGCGCGCACTGGAGGCGCCGCTTCTCACGCTCGACTCCGGGCCGGTCGCCGGCGTCACGGCATCGCTCTTTCTCGGCAACATCATGGGTGAGCCCAACGTCATTACGACCGACATGGGCGGCACGTCGTTCGACGTCAGCATCATTCACCAGGGCCGTCCCGCCTATACCTTCCTGAGCAATCTGCGGCAGTACGACTTCTTCCTGCCCAAGGTCGACATCCAGGCGATCGGCAGCGGCGGCGGCAGTCTGGTTCGGGTCGATGCCGAATCGCAGCGCATCAGCGTGGGACCCGACAGCGCGGGCGCGTTCCCGGGGCCCGTATGCTACAGCCGCGGCGGGACGATGCCGACGGTGACCGATGCGCAGCTCGTGCTCGGCTACCTCGACCCGGACAACTTCGCCGGCGGGCGCATGCGGCTCGACCGGCGGGCGGCGGTCGCGGCGATCGACGCCTGCGCCGGACTGCTCGGCATGACGGTGCTCGAATGCGCGGCCGGGATCTGCCGCATCGTCGAGCTGCAGATGGCCGACGTCATCCGCAAGACGACGGTGGAAAAGGGCTTCGATCCGCGCGATTTCGTCCTCTTCGCCTTCGGTGGCGCAGGTCCCGCCCATGCAGGCGTGTTCGCGCGCGAGCTCGGCATCCGACGCGTCGTGGTGCCGCAGAAGAAGGCGGCGTCCACCTGGTGCGCCTTCGGCGCCGCCGTGGCCGACGTGCTGCACATCCTCGAGCATGCCGAGATCCTGGCCACGCCGTTCGAAGCCGCGCGCATCGATGCGATCGCCGCCGCGCTGGAGCACGAGGCACGCGAGCGGCTGCTCAGCGAGGGCGTCGCCACCGAGCGGCATCGCTTCGAGCTCGCCATCGACATGCGCCATCACGGTCAGATCAACGAGGTCGAGGTTGCGCTGGATGCAAGCCGAATGGCTGCCGATTGCGAAAGCGATCTGCGCCGTCGCTTCGTCGCCCGCTACGAGCAACTGTACGGCCGGGGCTCGGCACTCGCAGGCGCTCGCCTGGAGATCGTGACGATCCGCCTGCGAGCACGAGCCCTCACGCCTCGGCCGCAGTTCCTGCCGATGCCGCTTGCCGACGCGGCGCCGCCTGCCGAAGCCCGGCGCCCCGCACGCGACATCTGGTGGCCTGGGGCAAAGGCGCTCGTTCCTACCGCCGTTTACGACGGCGAGCAACTACTGTGCGGCAATGCGTTCGCCGGCCCGGCCATCATCGAAACCCGCGACACCACGGTAGTGGTTCAGCCGGGCACGCGGCTGCGCGTCGACGAGCTCGGCAATTTCGTCCTGACTTTCGAGAGCACGCCATGACGGCTGCCCGCTTGAGCGCCCTGCCCGCCGAGCCATTCGATGGCCGCAATCGGCCGTATGTCCCGCCGCGCGAGCTTCGCATCGCATCGAGTCTCGAGCTGCATCGGGACTGCGCCCCCGAGATCGATCCGGTGACCTACGAGGTCGTGCGCCACGCGCTGTGGAACGTGAACGAGGAGCACGGCGCCACCATCCAGCGCCTCTCCGGCTCGCCGGTGGCGATGTACGCGCTCGACCTGAACCCTTCGATCCTCACCGAGGATGCCGAATTCGTCTTCTTCGGCCCGTACATGCAGTACATGTCGGGCGTCACCG from Betaproteobacteria bacterium includes:
- a CDS encoding hydantoinase/oxoprolinase family protein; its protein translation is MRVRAGHDASQACCRRMVVDIAVRQPLPCLAGGGDGYFLRSILSLVEALFLDSRFHGNDGIARRCWSARAAARRARRLRRGGRPDMTAAEATREFLVGIDIGGTFTDCVVIDRRGSVHSVKVPSTPDDFARGMIEALTAGAALLDMELATFCRSIAFLSHGTTVGTNAIIQSRGARVGLITTRGHEHAIHIMRGSRGFTGRDIRKVVHFPETAKPVPIVPKRLIRGVSERVDCFGRVVAPLNEADVEAAVQELVASGVEAIALCFLWSFKNPLHERRAAEIVRAAAPDLFVTCSIDIAPKWGEYERVAATAFNAHLGPIMSGYIARLDGALAQLGYRQGLQISQCGGGTIPVARALEAPLLTLDSGPVAGVTASLFLGNIMGEPNVITTDMGGTSFDVSIIHQGRPAYTFLSNLRQYDFFLPKVDIQAIGSGGGSLVRVDAESQRISVGPDSAGAFPGPVCYSRGGTMPTVTDAQLVLGYLDPDNFAGGRMRLDRRAAVAAIDACAGLLGMTVLECAAGICRIVELQMADVIRKTTVEKGFDPRDFVLFAFGGAGPAHAGVFARELGIRRVVVPQKKAASTWCAFGAAVADVLHILEHAEILATPFEAARIDAIAAALEHEARERLLSEGVATERHRFELAIDMRHHGQINEVEVALDASRMAADCESDLRRRFVARYEQLYGRGSALAGARLEIVTIRLRARALTPRPQFLPMPLADAAPPAEARRPARDIWWPGAKALVPTAVYDGEQLLCGNAFAGPAIIETRDTTVVVQPGTRLRVDELGNFVLTFESTP